The Narcine bancroftii isolate sNarBan1 unplaced genomic scaffold, sNarBan1.hap1 Scaffold_235, whole genome shotgun sequence genome has a segment encoding these proteins:
- the LOC138750707 gene encoding probable G-protein coupled receptor 139 has translation MRGRASISCSAGEGAGQFLARLSSESSAAAEPEIPASNSKPARPINLIAIVILSRGKCGLSKCITRYLVGMAGADLIGVVFGVVMDQVNNIYVYVASLLRTPICATVHVLRIATMDCSVWLTVAFTFDRWIAICSQKLRERFCTARTATVVTVTVGICCCARCLPYYFAVEPYSIINHVPWRCVLKAEYFTDSFWKGYQLFNSIVTPLLPIGLMVLFNALTVSRILAANRARREFQKDRGNQRDTEVENRKKSMILLFALSANFILLWIPFVAYTTRWQVQNYSYTDRYLNTPPYILQQFGFMLQFLCTCTNSCIYTLSQRKFREELKNGGKSLSTLCGQLCNKMHI, from the exons ATGAGGGGCCGAGCCTCGATCAGCTGCTCAGCAGGCGAAGGCGCTGGACAGTTCCTGGCGCGGTTGTCCTCTGAGTCAAGCGCGGCGGCGGAGCCCGAAATTCCAGCCTCCAATTCTAAGCCAGCCAGACCCA TTAATTTAATCGCGATTGTGATTCTCTCTCGGGGAAAGTGCGGACTCTCCAAATGCATCACTCGCTACCTGGTGGGAATGGCAGGAGCTGATTTAATTGGGGTGGTCTTCGGTGTTGTAATGGATCAGGTTAACAACATCTATGTTTATGTCGCCTCTTTACTCCGAACTCCGATTTGCGCCACCGTGCATGTTCTGAGGATTGCCACCATGGACTGTTCCGTTTGGCTGACGGTCGCTTTCACGTTTGATCGCTGGATCGCCATTTGCAGCCAAAAGCTGCGGGAACGATTTTGCACGGCGAGAACAGCGACTGTGGTGACAGTCACTGTGGGGATATGCTGCTGTGCGAGGTGCCTTCCATATTATTTTGCAGTGGAGCCTTACAGCATCATTAACCACGTGCCGTGGCGCTGCGTCTTGAAGGCCGAATATTTCACTGATTCCTTTTGGAAAGGATACCAGTTGTTTAACAGTATCGTCACTCCCTTGTTGCCAATCGGTTTAATGGTATTGTTCAATGCTTTAACAGTCAGTCGTATTTTAGCCGCAAACCGAGCCCGTCGGGAATTCCAGAAGGACAGGGGCAATCAGAGAGATACGGAGGTGGAGAATCGGAAAAAGTCGATGATTCTCTTGTTCGCTCTATCAGCCAACTTTATTTTATTGTGGATACCCTTTGTCGCATATACCACCAGATGGCAGGTTCAAAATTATTCTTACACAGACAGATATTTGAACACGCCGCCATATATCCTGCAACAATTTGGGTTCATGTTACAATTTCTCTGCACCTGCACCAACTCGTGCATCTATACACTGTCACAGAGGAAATTCAGAGAGGAGCTAAAGAACGGAGGGAAATCTCTCTCCACATTATGTGGACAGCTGTGTAATAAAATGCACATCTAA